One Chryseobacterium sp. StRB126 genomic region harbors:
- a CDS encoding universal stress protein: MNIQSIVIALDESIFSPRIASRGFELAVFFNATVKLLLVRNNTAILNASLANTFIENDDQMERQMAKIKQVTEKYSLVEHSTTIINGDPQEQIIQFMVNNSADLLIVGTHGRTGLDHLISGSTAEYIIRHSTTPVLVLPYNHETH; encoded by the coding sequence ATGAACATTCAATCTATTGTCATTGCCCTGGATGAAAGTATTTTTTCTCCACGAATTGCTTCCCGGGGCTTTGAACTCGCTGTCTTTTTTAATGCTACTGTGAAGTTGCTGCTTGTAAGAAACAATACGGCTATTCTTAATGCCTCGTTAGCCAATACTTTTATAGAAAATGATGACCAAATGGAAAGACAAATGGCTAAAATAAAACAGGTTACCGAAAAATATAGTTTGGTAGAACATTCAACGACAATAATCAATGGAGATCCGCAGGAGCAGATCATTCAGTTCATGGTTAACAACAGCGCGGACCTATTAATTGTAGGTACCCATGGAAGAACCGGATTAGATCACCTCATCAGTGGCAGTACTGCAGAATACATCATCCGCCATTCTACCACTCCGGTATTGGTTCTTCCATACAATCACGAAACACACTAA
- a CDS encoding TolC family protein, which yields MKTLINPLLWKSLLLCLGTALSISGYAQTRVLTLNQTVEMALSNSNALKLKRASVDLAINKYNQTKDQSLPTGSVSGTFSHTENIANHIKLGSLDWILPKRAESYVGNASLNETIFNGFKLKYARQSTLLLSEIAKTNVILTEDEVIYTAVQMYFDLYKISQSQKIVQQNLMAVDNLIQQAEHFYSHGIVTKNDVLRFKLQRSGIEITASDLEATRKIVCYNMNVLLGLPDSLDLQTDSVLLKEEAPFSLEQYLDMAFSQRKELEQNTLQSKVHNFSFKVLKADELPKLSVGAGMGYNHAGSIFIPSNGTFIAPFSLGATVSWDFSTLWTNKNKLSEIQINQKQTSIEKNIWADKIRTEVNQAYQLYFKALNKVNLLHSSIEEATENDRMQADRYKNNVTTVTDRIDADTKLYQALTDLEIARADASMAWYNLLKVSGKISTITQ from the coding sequence ATGAAAACACTAATCAACCCACTTCTCTGGAAATCTCTCCTGTTATGTCTTGGTACAGCATTGAGCATCTCCGGATATGCACAAACCCGTGTGCTGACTTTAAACCAAACGGTAGAAATGGCACTTTCAAACAGCAATGCCCTGAAACTGAAAAGGGCTTCTGTAGATCTTGCCATCAATAAATACAACCAGACCAAAGACCAGTCTCTTCCTACGGGAAGCGTCAGCGGAACATTTTCTCATACTGAAAATATCGCCAACCATATTAAACTGGGATCTCTTGACTGGATTCTTCCGAAAAGGGCCGAATCTTATGTAGGAAATGCTTCTCTTAACGAAACTATTTTCAATGGTTTTAAACTAAAGTATGCAAGGCAATCCACCCTACTCCTTTCTGAAATTGCGAAAACCAATGTCATCCTTACTGAGGATGAGGTGATTTACACTGCGGTCCAGATGTATTTTGATCTGTACAAAATTTCTCAAAGCCAAAAAATTGTACAGCAGAATCTTATGGCAGTTGATAATCTAATTCAACAGGCGGAACATTTTTACAGTCATGGCATTGTGACTAAAAACGATGTCTTACGCTTTAAACTTCAAAGATCCGGAATTGAGATTACCGCCTCAGACCTAGAGGCTACCCGCAAAATTGTATGTTATAATATGAATGTCCTTCTTGGACTTCCGGACAGCCTTGACCTACAGACAGATTCGGTGCTTTTAAAAGAAGAAGCTCCTTTTTCATTGGAACAATACCTGGATATGGCTTTCTCTCAAAGAAAGGAACTGGAACAAAATACTCTTCAATCCAAGGTTCATAATTTTTCATTTAAAGTTCTGAAAGCAGATGAGCTCCCCAAATTATCCGTGGGTGCAGGAATGGGCTACAACCATGCAGGGTCTATTTTCATTCCTTCCAATGGAACTTTTATCGCTCCGTTTTCTTTAGGGGCAACGGTTTCATGGGACTTTTCCACATTATGGACAAATAAGAACAAACTATCTGAAATTCAGATTAATCAGAAGCAGACTTCGATAGAAAAGAACATCTGGGCAGATAAAATCCGAACTGAAGTAAACCAGGCTTATCAATTGTATTTCAAAGCCTTAAATAAAGTTAATCTTCTTCATTCCTCTATTGAAGAGGCTACTGAAAATGACCGTATGCAGGCAGACCGTTACAAAAACAATGTAACCACCGTTACCGACCGTATTGATGCGGATACAAAACTTTATCAGGCACTGACAGATTTAGAGATCGCCCGTGCCGACGCGTCTATGGCATGGTATAATCTTCTAAAGGTTTCAGGAAAAATTTCAACGATTACTCAATAA
- a CDS encoding HlyD family secretion protein has translation MNTNNTMEATPSKQKKYIVPIILLIVIVAGSIFGIKQYFYHQSHEDTDDAQIDGDLSAVVTRVGGYIDSIGFEDNQRVSKGQVLVQLEDQEYRLKLEQAIAAQKTAGSKIGVSQTQVSTTHSASLGYKAKVDEAKAKLWQANQDYERYAALIKNGSIPQQTFDKAKAERQIAEAALQSAEEQYKTAVAQIGNSQSELVVTNTATGQQQVDVDYAKLLLSYTTIKAPVSGIVTKRRVQMGQLLQAGQTLFAVVDENNLYVTANFKETQMQHIRAGQKAEIIVDAYPNEPIQGVVHNFAGTTGAKMSLLPPDNATGNFVKVVQRIPVKIKINATPELLKKIRPGMNVEVSVLTK, from the coding sequence ATGAACACTAACAATACTATGGAAGCTACTCCTTCTAAACAAAAAAAATACATTGTTCCCATCATTCTTCTGATCGTGATTGTCGCCGGAAGTATTTTCGGAATTAAGCAATATTTTTACCACCAAAGCCATGAAGATACAGATGATGCGCAGATAGACGGCGATCTAAGCGCCGTGGTAACCCGTGTAGGCGGTTACATTGATTCTATTGGATTTGAGGATAATCAACGTGTAAGCAAGGGACAGGTTCTGGTTCAATTAGAGGATCAAGAATACCGATTGAAGCTGGAACAGGCGATTGCTGCTCAAAAAACTGCTGGTTCAAAAATCGGGGTTTCTCAAACTCAGGTTTCAACGACCCATTCTGCATCTTTAGGATATAAAGCTAAAGTAGATGAGGCTAAAGCCAAATTATGGCAAGCCAATCAGGATTATGAGCGTTATGCAGCGTTGATTAAAAACGGATCTATTCCGCAGCAGACTTTTGATAAGGCTAAAGCGGAGCGCCAAATTGCTGAGGCAGCGCTACAATCTGCAGAAGAACAGTACAAAACAGCTGTTGCTCAGATTGGAAACAGCCAATCGGAACTGGTTGTAACGAATACGGCAACAGGCCAGCAGCAGGTAGATGTAGATTATGCTAAACTGCTTCTCTCCTACACTACTATTAAAGCTCCTGTTTCAGGAATTGTAACGAAACGCCGTGTACAAATGGGACAGTTGCTTCAGGCCGGACAAACGTTATTTGCTGTTGTAGATGAAAATAACCTGTATGTAACAGCGAACTTTAAAGAAACCCAGATGCAGCACATCCGTGCGGGGCAAAAAGCTGAAATCATTGTTGACGCTTACCCTAATGAGCCAATACAAGGAGTTGTACATAATTTTGCCGGTACTACAGGAGCAAAAATGTCTCTGTTACCACCCGATAACGCGACGGGTAACTTTGTGAAGGTTGTACAGCGTATTCCTGTGAAAATAAAAATCAATGCTACTCCAGAACTGCTTAAAAAGATTCGCCCGGGGATGAATGTGGAGGTAAGCGTATTAACTAAATAA
- a CDS encoding DHA2 family efflux MFS transporter permease subunit translates to MMAEKGFRKWVITFTMVLSCMLEFLDTTIVNVAIPHIQGNMGAILEDVAWVSTGYAVANVIILPMSGWLGSRFGRKNYFLFSIIVFTIASMLCGNSHTLVELVAFRILQGLAGGGLISTAQAILLETWPPEERGTATAIFGFGAVVGPTVAPALGGYLTDHFSWPWVFYINLPLGILAAILTYQYVRETPKESTGKPVDWWGILLLTVAVGSLQTVLEKGEEKDWFATNYITVLCVTSVIGILLFIWRETTTEHPVVNLKLFRYRSFSAGMVTSFLFGIGLYGSVFIFPQFCQSLLGFSAQQTGFLLLPGQIFTIALMPTVGKLLKKGVPPQLFVIAGFLCFFIFPMIMSKATLSSGNTDFYFPLYFRGIGIGLSFVPLITLAIKDLKGPEIGQGAGLYNMMRQLGGSFGIAGLATSVHIGKGQHRNYLLENINEYGSAYWERTQEYISGFMAKGFSHSDASEMALHAIDKVINKQAMLMGFTDAYQYLGIAMLCCIPFVLLQGFKKKKVEIPADAH, encoded by the coding sequence ATGATGGCTGAGAAAGGATTTAGAAAATGGGTGATCACGTTTACGATGGTACTGTCATGTATGCTTGAATTTTTAGACACCACCATTGTGAACGTTGCGATCCCTCATATTCAGGGAAATATGGGTGCCATATTAGAGGATGTTGCTTGGGTTTCTACCGGTTACGCTGTTGCCAATGTCATTATTTTACCGATGTCCGGATGGCTGGGAAGTCGTTTTGGAAGAAAGAATTACTTCTTATTTTCCATTATTGTTTTTACCATTGCTTCAATGCTCTGCGGGAACTCACACACTTTGGTTGAATTGGTGGCTTTCAGAATTCTGCAGGGATTGGCTGGCGGTGGTTTGATTTCTACAGCACAGGCTATTTTGCTGGAAACCTGGCCGCCTGAAGAAAGAGGTACAGCAACCGCAATTTTCGGTTTTGGCGCTGTAGTTGGGCCTACTGTGGCCCCCGCTTTAGGAGGTTATCTTACGGATCATTTCTCATGGCCGTGGGTGTTTTATATCAATCTTCCTTTGGGAATTTTGGCAGCTATTCTTACCTATCAGTATGTAAGGGAAACCCCAAAAGAAAGTACGGGGAAACCTGTCGACTGGTGGGGAATTCTGTTGCTGACCGTTGCCGTGGGAAGTTTACAGACTGTTCTTGAAAAAGGAGAAGAAAAAGACTGGTTCGCTACTAATTATATTACTGTACTTTGTGTGACTTCGGTGATTGGTATTTTATTATTTATCTGGCGGGAAACTACCACAGAGCACCCGGTTGTGAACCTTAAATTATTCAGGTACAGAAGTTTCTCTGCGGGAATGGTTACCTCGTTCCTCTTCGGAATTGGATTGTATGGATCGGTATTTATATTTCCGCAGTTCTGCCAGAGTCTATTGGGCTTTTCGGCACAACAGACAGGATTTCTACTGCTCCCGGGCCAGATCTTTACCATTGCACTGATGCCAACGGTAGGAAAACTCTTGAAAAAAGGAGTTCCGCCACAGCTGTTTGTAATTGCCGGATTCCTCTGCTTCTTTATTTTCCCAATGATTATGAGCAAGGCGACGTTGTCTTCCGGAAATACAGATTTCTACTTCCCACTTTATTTCAGAGGAATCGGAATCGGACTTTCATTTGTTCCGCTGATTACTCTGGCTATCAAAGACTTAAAAGGTCCAGAGATCGGACAGGGAGCAGGCTTGTACAATATGATGCGCCAATTAGGAGGTTCTTTTGGAATTGCAGGACTGGCTACTTCTGTTCACATCGGAAAGGGACAGCATCGGAACTATCTGTTGGAAAATATTAATGAATATGGATCTGCTTATTGGGAAAGAACTCAGGAGTATATTTCAGGCTTTATGGCTAAAGGCTTCTCTCATTCTGATGCTTCTGAAATGGCTTTACATGCGATAGATAAAGTGATCAATAAGCAAGCTATGCTGATGGGATTCACGGACGCTTACCAATATCTTGGAATTGCCATGCTTTGCTGTATTCCGTTTGTGCTGCTGCAAGGATTTAAAAAGAAAAAGGTAGAAATCCCGGCAGATGCTCATTAA
- a CDS encoding Crp/Fnr family transcriptional regulator, translating into MYSLLAEKISQVTSIDKEGMEIVLSYFKYFQIKKEEILLNEKEHSSRIYFVVKGCLRIYFLQADGTEATRYIAFENNFASNLVGLITGEGSEEYIQALESSELLYIYFRNFQSLLSRVPGWEKFYIYYLENAYVNNTRHLMSFLTMDATERYKQLLEQNPAVVQRLSNRMVANYLGISQESLSRLKGRLYK; encoded by the coding sequence ATGTATTCATTATTAGCTGAAAAAATTTCCCAGGTCACTTCAATTGATAAAGAAGGAATGGAAATCGTTCTGTCTTATTTTAAATATTTCCAGATCAAAAAGGAAGAGATTCTTCTGAATGAAAAGGAACACTCTTCCAGGATCTATTTTGTAGTGAAAGGTTGTCTCAGAATCTATTTTCTGCAGGCAGATGGTACGGAAGCAACAAGATATATTGCTTTTGAAAATAATTTTGCCAGTAACCTTGTAGGATTAATTACCGGTGAAGGTTCGGAAGAATACATTCAGGCTCTGGAAAGTTCTGAACTTCTTTATATTTATTTCAGGAATTTCCAAAGTCTTCTGAGCAGGGTTCCGGGTTGGGAAAAGTTTTACATCTACTATCTGGAAAACGCTTATGTGAACAATACCCGCCATCTGATGAGTTTTCTAACCATGGATGCTACAGAAAGATACAAACAGCTTCTGGAACAGAATCCTGCTGTTGTACAAAGACTTTCAAATAGAATGGTGGCCAATTATCTGGGCATTTCGCAGGAATCGTTAAGCAGACTGAAAGGAAGACTTTATAAATAA
- a CDS encoding T9SS type A sorting domain-containing protein: MKTKLIFLTFLLFNFLMIKAQCDPTITSPRLGAVFADKILFCENEDEILSTTQTFASYQWYKQEWTWQTPNPNPWVIIPGATSQQLTINGNDQLYYFKVAVTQADCTAESPAVMADGYVFGLPAMMSTFVPGTYEIVDDGIIHVCTEAPVKFDNVFPVVYGPHTWFKCVPTTTAPFTGDPCVIPNVTGDTYTTTEPGKYGFYACTEYCPDQCRMLDPFAFVELQYGDWEFCGSLGTGEAAKPKENKLNIYPNPTAQFLYIGKESEEYKEVTIIDMSGKLVLKKNDHQYRQGIDVSHLVPGNYIVISKSVKGEVYKNKLIKK; encoded by the coding sequence ATGAAAACAAAACTGATTTTTTTAACATTTTTATTATTCAACTTTCTGATGATAAAGGCACAGTGTGACCCTACCATTACCAGTCCCAGATTAGGTGCTGTATTTGCGGATAAGATCCTGTTCTGTGAGAATGAAGATGAGATACTTTCCACTACACAAACGTTTGCTTCTTATCAATGGTACAAGCAGGAATGGACTTGGCAGACACCCAATCCCAATCCATGGGTGATCATTCCGGGAGCTACCTCACAGCAGTTAACGATCAACGGAAATGACCAGCTGTATTATTTTAAGGTAGCAGTTACACAGGCAGACTGTACGGCAGAAAGTCCGGCAGTAATGGCTGATGGATATGTATTTGGGCTTCCTGCTATGATGTCCACTTTTGTTCCGGGAACTTATGAGATTGTAGATGATGGGATAATACATGTATGCACGGAAGCTCCTGTGAAATTTGATAATGTATTTCCTGTGGTGTATGGCCCGCATACCTGGTTTAAATGTGTACCAACCACCACTGCACCTTTTACGGGAGATCCTTGTGTGATCCCTAATGTAACCGGAGATACTTATACGACTACTGAACCTGGGAAATATGGATTCTATGCCTGTACAGAATATTGTCCGGATCAGTGCAGAATGTTAGATCCGTTCGCATTTGTAGAATTGCAGTATGGTGATTGGGAATTCTGTGGAAGCTTAGGAACAGGAGAAGCAGCAAAGCCTAAAGAAAATAAATTAAATATATACCCCAATCCTACGGCACAATTTCTTTATATCGGAAAAGAATCAGAGGAATATAAAGAGGTTACCATTATAGATATGTCTGGAAAATTGGTTCTTAAGAAAAATGACCACCAATATAGACAAGGCATTGATGTCAGCCATTTGGTGCCCGGAAACTACATTGTCATTTCCAAAAGTGTGAAAGGAGAAGTCTATAAAAATAAATTGATAAAGAAATAA
- a CDS encoding outer membrane beta-barrel protein yields the protein MNNEWLNNLRSRMENHEEEVPEGLWDDIKDELFSEEEENKLIIGFIPANDAANEEKKIHAASSGSKFWFYRIGGVAAAAVLIFMMIKIVPEEDQNTLSRNPSDSHKSNKRTDTNLPLNNAEQEDSKKIWGNSKADIPLAHDDFNTLYPYVRNIRQIKSEKADGKESGNDENVKDVIRINELEQSILVPEENKTKEMPLVNNNIKNEEAEKEANNVEKELSEKYADNTKTKNVKSSAEKKWMLSMLTGNASSNSAEQQFHGYASVSGKPMNFEQVWTASEYVDDPLTQILLANQSKPVEARIRHKVPVTFGLSVYYNLGKRWGIGTGLNYTKLVSELHSGSNDNYIKGEQKVHYIGIPVQVNYNVIQKGRFTGYVTGGALVEKPISGSITTSYVVNDEVKETSKENLDHKPLSFSVNTAVGLQMKVVNRLGIYAEPGIGYHFKDENSPNTIYKEKPLHFNIKFGIRLLID from the coding sequence ATGAATAACGAATGGCTCAATAACCTGCGAAGCAGAATGGAGAACCATGAAGAAGAGGTTCCGGAAGGATTGTGGGATGACATCAAGGATGAACTGTTCTCAGAAGAAGAGGAAAATAAGTTGATAATAGGCTTTATTCCTGCAAATGATGCTGCAAATGAAGAGAAAAAGATACATGCAGCAAGTTCTGGAAGTAAATTTTGGTTTTATCGTATCGGCGGTGTTGCTGCCGCAGCCGTTTTGATTTTTATGATGATAAAAATAGTGCCGGAAGAGGATCAGAATACACTTTCACGGAATCCATCCGATTCTCATAAAAGTAATAAAAGAACAGATACAAATTTACCTTTGAACAATGCTGAACAAGAAGATAGTAAAAAGATTTGGGGAAACTCAAAGGCAGATATCCCTTTAGCTCACGATGATTTTAATACATTATATCCTTATGTTAGAAATATAAGACAGATAAAGTCTGAAAAAGCAGATGGAAAGGAATCCGGAAATGATGAAAACGTTAAAGATGTTATCCGAATAAATGAATTAGAGCAATCCATTTTGGTTCCAGAAGAGAATAAAACCAAAGAAATGCCTTTGGTTAATAATAACATAAAGAATGAAGAGGCTGAAAAAGAAGCAAATAATGTTGAAAAGGAGTTGTCTGAAAAATACGCAGATAATACCAAAACTAAGAATGTAAAATCCAGCGCTGAAAAGAAATGGATGCTAAGTATGCTTACCGGAAATGCGTCATCCAATTCTGCAGAACAGCAGTTTCATGGTTATGCTTCTGTTAGTGGGAAACCGATGAATTTTGAGCAGGTCTGGACTGCTTCTGAATATGTAGATGATCCTTTGACTCAAATACTATTGGCCAATCAGAGTAAACCGGTAGAAGCCAGAATCAGACATAAGGTTCCGGTAACATTCGGACTGTCGGTGTATTATAATCTGGGAAAAAGATGGGGAATAGGAACTGGGCTCAATTATACCAAACTGGTTTCTGAGCTTCATTCCGGAAGCAATGATAATTATATTAAAGGAGAGCAGAAAGTTCACTATATCGGAATTCCTGTTCAGGTTAATTATAATGTCATCCAGAAAGGGAGGTTTACAGGATATGTTACAGGAGGCGCGCTGGTAGAAAAGCCTATATCAGGAAGTATTACAACAAGTTATGTCGTAAATGATGAGGTAAAAGAAACTTCGAAAGAGAATTTGGATCATAAACCACTGTCGTTTTCGGTGAATACGGCAGTAGGACTTCAGATGAAGGTGGTTAATAGATTAGGGATTTATGCGGAGCCGGGGATTGGATATCATTTCAAAGATGAGAATTCTCCCAATACCATTTATAAGGAAAAACCCCTGCATTTTAATATAAAATTCGGGATCAGATTGTTGATTGATTAA
- a CDS encoding RNA polymerase sigma factor, which yields MGESKEQILVNRLLRKEEAAWKELFGAYSGNLSYVCSRYINEKEDVHDVLQNSFIKMFRSIESFEYRGDGSLRAWITRIAVNESLKHIRQKGDLKSSVEVDDLPDLPNEEEPDFEEIPKEDIMRLIQSLPDGYRTVFNLYVFEQKSHKEIASLLGIAENSSASQFHRAKGLLAQKIKEFKMSKKAQYE from the coding sequence ATGGGAGAAAGTAAAGAACAAATTTTGGTAAATCGTCTTCTGCGGAAGGAGGAAGCCGCCTGGAAAGAGCTTTTTGGAGCTTATTCAGGGAATTTGTCCTATGTATGTTCCCGGTATATTAATGAAAAAGAAGATGTGCATGATGTCCTTCAGAACAGTTTTATCAAGATGTTTCGTTCCATAGAATCATTTGAATATAGAGGAGATGGCTCCCTGAGAGCATGGATTACCCGTATTGCAGTGAATGAATCATTGAAGCATATCAGGCAGAAAGGAGATCTTAAATCTTCCGTTGAGGTAGATGATCTTCCCGACCTCCCCAATGAAGAAGAACCTGATTTTGAGGAAATCCCGAAAGAAGATATTATGAGATTGATACAGTCTCTTCCGGACGGATACAGAACAGTTTTCAACCTGTATGTGTTTGAACAGAAAAGCCATAAGGAAATTGCATCACTGCTGGGAATTGCAGAAAATTCTTCAGCATCCCAGTTTCACCGTGCAAAAGGGCTGCTGGCTCAGAAAATAAAGGAGTTTAAAATGTCAAAAAAAGCACAATATGAATAA
- a CDS encoding DUF4840 domain-containing protein, with product MKKFTVSQFLTAILMVVTGFTLYSCSVDGPEIRPVTLEDVNGDYKGRLITIQGDNRTEKIKNFKAKKDTIMFSEFPVDEIVKSVIKDPLKAEAAIKAVGKVKYEIKYTASVNAVNNVVELSFAPTPLVIQIPVDGVTKKTEIGLIAKQKGFYVGMDGSLRFALTAEKITVDGTVLAPYETINYNFPFCVKY from the coding sequence ATGAAAAAGTTTACAGTATCTCAATTTTTAACAGCTATTTTAATGGTAGTAACAGGGTTTACATTGTATTCATGCAGTGTAGACGGTCCGGAAATCAGACCAGTAACACTGGAAGATGTGAATGGAGACTATAAAGGAAGACTCATTACCATACAGGGAGATAACCGAACAGAAAAGATAAAGAATTTTAAAGCAAAAAAAGATACGATTATGTTTTCAGAATTTCCTGTGGATGAAATTGTGAAAAGCGTAATAAAAGATCCGTTAAAAGCAGAAGCAGCTATTAAAGCGGTAGGAAAGGTGAAGTATGAAATTAAATACACTGCTTCCGTAAATGCAGTCAACAATGTGGTTGAATTATCTTTCGCTCCTACACCCTTGGTCATTCAGATTCCTGTGGATGGAGTAACCAAAAAGACAGAGATAGGATTGATAGCTAAGCAGAAAGGGTTTTATGTAGGGATGGACGGCTCATTACGATTTGCATTGACAGCAGAGAAAATTACCGTAGACGGTACAGTACTTGCCCCTTATGAAACGATTAATTATAATTTTCCGTTCTGCGTAAAATATTAA
- a CDS encoding efflux transporter outer membrane subunit — protein sequence MRIFNIKSFFISGAIASVLVSCAVGKPYARKELQVPETYKESMQVTGDTVVLPWKTFFKDPKLIGLIDKALTRNNEVNVALKNIEQLDLIYKQAKLSLLPTLDLSAGANRSWASKNTLNGSLNEQFAGTTHMDDFSASLRLSWEVDIWGKAKMQKESAAAEYFAQKENLNAVKSRIIVQVAQAYYNLISLDEQMKIAEQNIELSNNTLKMMDLQFKAGQINSLAVQQSEAQKKTAELLIPLAKQNISVQENALSILCGEYPTKIERSGNLKTMIPQNKLAEGLPAQLLSRRPDLKMAEFNVISLNSKTGLAKAAMYPSISLSPQIGVNSNKFSSWFDIPGSITKAVAANLAAPIFQKKQLKTAYETALIEQEKAAVNFKQSVMTAVGEVSDAMAKTQGTSERLQLLEQRTAILDKGIGDALKLYKSGMATYLEVITAQNNKLQNDLEAINVTLERLNAEVDLYRALGGGVQ from the coding sequence ATGAGAATATTTAATATAAAGAGTTTCTTCATTTCAGGCGCAATAGCATCAGTATTGGTGTCTTGCGCCGTGGGGAAACCCTATGCAAGGAAAGAACTTCAGGTGCCGGAAACCTATAAAGAATCTATGCAGGTAACAGGAGATACGGTAGTGCTGCCATGGAAGACGTTCTTTAAGGACCCTAAGCTGATCGGTTTGATAGATAAAGCTTTAACCAGAAATAATGAGGTAAATGTTGCTCTGAAAAATATAGAACAGCTGGATTTGATATACAAACAGGCGAAACTCTCTCTTCTTCCAACACTGGATCTCAGTGCAGGGGCCAACAGAAGCTGGGCTTCTAAAAATACTCTTAACGGCTCACTTAACGAACAGTTTGCAGGAACAACACATATGGATGATTTCAGTGCCAGTCTGAGACTTTCGTGGGAAGTTGATATCTGGGGTAAAGCCAAAATGCAGAAAGAATCTGCGGCTGCAGAATACTTTGCCCAAAAAGAAAATTTAAACGCTGTAAAAAGCAGAATCATTGTTCAGGTAGCTCAGGCTTACTATAATCTGATAAGTTTAGATGAGCAGATGAAAATTGCGGAACAGAATATTGAGCTAAGTAATAATACGCTTAAAATGATGGATCTTCAGTTTAAGGCAGGGCAGATTAATTCATTGGCCGTGCAGCAGTCGGAAGCGCAAAAGAAAACTGCTGAACTTTTGATTCCTTTGGCTAAGCAGAATATCTCTGTTCAGGAAAATGCATTGAGCATCCTTTGTGGGGAATATCCAACAAAAATTGAAAGATCAGGAAATCTGAAAACAATGATCCCACAAAATAAACTGGCAGAAGGACTCCCTGCACAGTTATTAAGCAGAAGACCGGATCTGAAGATGGCAGAATTTAATGTGATCAGCCTGAATTCAAAAACAGGATTGGCTAAGGCTGCGATGTATCCGAGCATCAGCCTGAGCCCACAGATTGGAGTTAATTCCAATAAATTCAGTTCTTGGTTTGATATTCCGGGATCTATTACCAAAGCGGTGGCGGCTAATTTAGCAGCTCCGATTTTTCAAAAAAAACAGTTAAAAACCGCCTATGAAACGGCATTAATTGAACAGGAAAAAGCGGCGGTCAACTTTAAACAGTCGGTAATGACAGCTGTAGGAGAAGTTTCTGATGCTATGGCAAAAACTCAGGGAACTTCAGAAAGATTACAGCTTTTGGAACAGAGAACAGCCATTTTAGACAAAGGAATTGGAGATGCCTTAAAATTGTATAAAAGCGGAATGGCAACCTACCTTGAGGTTATTACGGCTCAGAATAATAAACTTCAGAATGACCTGGAAGCTATTAATGTAACATTGGAAAGATTAAATGCTGAAGTTGATCTTTACCGCGCATTGGGCGGTGGAGTACAGTAA